CAGGTCCGTCCTTGACCGATGAGGACATACTATCTCTCAAGAACTACCCTGGGGACATCATCGTGTGCAATAAGGTATTCAAGCGATTTATCAACCTGAACGTGGTGCCGGATTGGTGCCTATTACTTGACAGTAACGCCGTTTCCGAGGAGCAGTTCCGTTTCTTAAAGAATCGACCGTGGGTCCCAACGAAGTTCCTCGTATCGACCACAGCATTTCCGGCCACCGTGGAGATAATCAACGAATGTTCGAAGGGGCACCCCAATCAATTCTACATGTTCAATCCGACCGTGGGGCTCGATGGGGACATGGATGTAACGACCGTCTGGAAGTGGATGAACACCTGCCCCGAGCTTTCGCACGGCGGAAACGTAGGCACGATGGCCTTCATGTTCGCCAGGGACCGGGGCTATGAGGTCATCGGTCTGCTCGGGTACGACCTGTGCGAGGAATTGAACCCGGAATGGACGCAGGAACAGGCCAAGGACCGGGAGTATCTGTACTTCCCGGATATCAACAAGGTGGTGGCGATACCATTCTACTTCCTGGCCTATTCGCAATGCCTCGCCAACACCGCCCTTATATGGCATGGCAACGACCCGAAGGGCCCGAGGAAGGCGGTGAACCTATCTGAATCGCCGCTGATGCGGCACATCAATGTTTTCCAACAGAAAAAGGTGGAAGAATAT
This is a stretch of genomic DNA from Dehalococcoidales bacterium. It encodes these proteins:
- a CDS encoding DUF115 domain-containing protein, with the protein product GPSLTDEDILSLKNYPGDIIVCNKVFKRFINLNVVPDWCLLLDSNAVSEEQFRFLKNRPWVPTKFLVSTTAFPATVEIINECSKGHPNQFYMFNPTVGLDGDMDVTTVWKWMNTCPELSHGGNVGTMAFMFARDRGYEVIGLLGYDLCEELNPEWTQEQAKDREYLYFPDINKVVAIPFYFLAYSQCLANTALIWHGNDPKGPRKAVNLSESPLMRHINVFQQKKVEEYVKWTSEI